The Microcaecilia unicolor chromosome 6, aMicUni1.1, whole genome shotgun sequence genome includes a window with the following:
- the MRRF gene encoding ribosome-recycling factor, mitochondrial isoform X1, whose protein sequence is MPWIRSAASMALRCIQRLNPLISASLLITMRPNLRTNMGNMAPFLFACRQCGVQKALLTRSLSTKKSKAKGKGHTQSKLNINTSLVEDIIDLEEVKKEMQAMMESLKEDFSKNLSIRSSPGALDHITVNTKDGKFPLNQLGQISMKSPQLLVVNMADFPESTAAALKALQESRMNLNPEVDGTVIRVPVPKVTREHRENLAKLAKQLTNKGKDSLRRVRSSAMAEVKKSKSTVSEDVIRLIEKQIQQMVDDTVTEMDKQLATKTKELLGSE, encoded by the exons CTTGGATCAGGAGTGCAGCAAGCATGGCACTAAGATGCATCCAACGGCTGAATCCCTTGATTTCTGCTTCCCTCTTGATAACGATGAGGCCTAATCTTAGAACCAACATGGGGAACATGGCACCATTCCTGTTTGCCTGCAGGCAATGTGGAGTCCAGAAAGCATTGCTGACAAGATcgctcagcaccaaaaaaagtaAAG CTAAAGGTAAAGGTCACACACAGTCTAAACTGAATATCAACACAAGCTTAGTAGAGGACATAATTGATTTGGAAGAGGTGAAAAAGGAAATGCAAGCAATGATGGAAAGTCTAAAGGAGGATTTCAGCAAGAATCTCAGCATAAGATCCTCACCAG GAGCTCTTGACCACATAACtgtgaacacaaaagatggaaaaTTTCCCCTGAATCAGCTTGGACAGATCTCCATGAAATCACCTCAGCTGCTTGTTGTAAACATGGCTGATTTCCCAGAG AGTACAGCTGCAGCTCTGAAGGCTCTGCAAGAGAGTCGAATGAACCTGAACCCCGAAGTTGACGGGACAGTAATTCGTGTGCCAGTTCCTAA AGTAACAAGAGAACACAGGGAAAATCTGGCAAAACTGGCAAAGCAACTGACAAACAAGGGGAAGGATTCCCTCCGAAGAGTTCGAAGCAGTGCCATGGCGGAAGTCAAGAAATCAAAAAGCACAGTTTCTGAAGACGTAATAAGGTTAATAGAGAAGCAG ATCCAGCAAATGGTAGATGACACTGTGACAGAGATGGACAAACAGCTGGCAACAAAGACAAAAGAACTTCTGGGTTCTGAGTGA
- the MRRF gene encoding ribosome-recycling factor, mitochondrial isoform X3 produces MQAMMESLKEDFSKNLSIRSSPGALDHITVNTKDGKFPLNQLGQISMKSPQLLVVNMADFPESTAAALKALQESRMNLNPEVDGTVIRVPVPKVTREHRENLAKLAKQLTNKGKDSLRRVRSSAMAEVKKSKSTVSEDVIRLIEKQIQQMVDDTVTEMDKQLATKTKELLGSE; encoded by the exons ATGCAAGCAATGATGGAAAGTCTAAAGGAGGATTTCAGCAAGAATCTCAGCATAAGATCCTCACCAG GAGCTCTTGACCACATAACtgtgaacacaaaagatggaaaaTTTCCCCTGAATCAGCTTGGACAGATCTCCATGAAATCACCTCAGCTGCTTGTTGTAAACATGGCTGATTTCCCAGAG AGTACAGCTGCAGCTCTGAAGGCTCTGCAAGAGAGTCGAATGAACCTGAACCCCGAAGTTGACGGGACAGTAATTCGTGTGCCAGTTCCTAA AGTAACAAGAGAACACAGGGAAAATCTGGCAAAACTGGCAAAGCAACTGACAAACAAGGGGAAGGATTCCCTCCGAAGAGTTCGAAGCAGTGCCATGGCGGAAGTCAAGAAATCAAAAAGCACAGTTTCTGAAGACGTAATAAGGTTAATAGAGAAGCAG ATCCAGCAAATGGTAGATGACACTGTGACAGAGATGGACAAACAGCTGGCAACAAAGACAAAAGAACTTCTGGGTTCTGAGTGA
- the MRRF gene encoding ribosome-recycling factor, mitochondrial isoform X2, with the protein MALRCIQRLNPLISASLLITMRPNLRTNMGNMAPFLFACRQCGVQKALLTRSLSTKKSKAKGKGHTQSKLNINTSLVEDIIDLEEVKKEMQAMMESLKEDFSKNLSIRSSPGALDHITVNTKDGKFPLNQLGQISMKSPQLLVVNMADFPESTAAALKALQESRMNLNPEVDGTVIRVPVPKVTREHRENLAKLAKQLTNKGKDSLRRVRSSAMAEVKKSKSTVSEDVIRLIEKQIQQMVDDTVTEMDKQLATKTKELLGSE; encoded by the exons ATGGCACTAAGATGCATCCAACGGCTGAATCCCTTGATTTCTGCTTCCCTCTTGATAACGATGAGGCCTAATCTTAGAACCAACATGGGGAACATGGCACCATTCCTGTTTGCCTGCAGGCAATGTGGAGTCCAGAAAGCATTGCTGACAAGATcgctcagcaccaaaaaaagtaAAG CTAAAGGTAAAGGTCACACACAGTCTAAACTGAATATCAACACAAGCTTAGTAGAGGACATAATTGATTTGGAAGAGGTGAAAAAGGAAATGCAAGCAATGATGGAAAGTCTAAAGGAGGATTTCAGCAAGAATCTCAGCATAAGATCCTCACCAG GAGCTCTTGACCACATAACtgtgaacacaaaagatggaaaaTTTCCCCTGAATCAGCTTGGACAGATCTCCATGAAATCACCTCAGCTGCTTGTTGTAAACATGGCTGATTTCCCAGAG AGTACAGCTGCAGCTCTGAAGGCTCTGCAAGAGAGTCGAATGAACCTGAACCCCGAAGTTGACGGGACAGTAATTCGTGTGCCAGTTCCTAA AGTAACAAGAGAACACAGGGAAAATCTGGCAAAACTGGCAAAGCAACTGACAAACAAGGGGAAGGATTCCCTCCGAAGAGTTCGAAGCAGTGCCATGGCGGAAGTCAAGAAATCAAAAAGCACAGTTTCTGAAGACGTAATAAGGTTAATAGAGAAGCAG ATCCAGCAAATGGTAGATGACACTGTGACAGAGATGGACAAACAGCTGGCAACAAAGACAAAAGAACTTCTGGGTTCTGAGTGA